One Oncorhynchus mykiss isolate Arlee chromosome 9, USDA_OmykA_1.1, whole genome shotgun sequence genomic window, CGTACGCTGACGCCCACAAGGAGCGTACCAACGAGGGTGTCATCGAGTTCGGCTCACGTTCGGACATGAGGAGGGCCCTGGACAAGCTGGACGGCACAGACATCAACGGGAGGAAGATCCGCCTGGTGGAGGAAAAGTCTCGCCGCCGCCGCTCCTACTCTGGCAGCCGCTCCAGGTGAGGCTCTACACCGCCCTGCTCTTTATGAGTAGTTGAATTTCTCATCCAACCTGCTGCTTTCCATTTGTTGTCACTTTAAAGGGATGAGTGTgacatttgtatttttgttcccCTCTGCAGGTCTCGCAGCAGACGTCGCTCTCGTAGCAGGAGCAGCCGCTCCAGGAGTAACTCCAGGTCCCGGTAAGAATGCCCACCTGTCTACAAAGTGACCGTTTAGATTGGTCAACATGAGTGCAACAACGATTGTAAACCATTGTCCACCCCCTGTAGATCCCATTCTCGCAGCAAGAGACGTCGCTCTAGATCTGGAAGGAAGTCCCGTTCCGGCAAGTCTCGTTCCCACTCTCGCACCCGCAAATCCAGATCCCGCTCCGACAAAAGCAAGTCCCGTTCCAAGAGCCGTTCCAAGGTGAAATCCGAGCGGGATTCCAGCAGCCCTTCCAAGGAGAAGTTGACCAGCAAGAAGTCACGTAGCCGCTCGGCGTCCCCCATGGGGAATGGGAAGGAGGAGCCGTCCTCTCGCTCCCCGTCCCCAGCAGCTGACCGCCACTCCAAGTCGCCAGACAAGCGTCCTGTCTCCCGCTCCCCATCTCGCTCCAGGTCTAGATCAGCTTCCCGAGATTAAAGGCATTGCCCAGTTTGTTTCATCCAAATGTTCCCCATTAAAGCAATCTGGATGTATAGGAGCAGCTTCTATTTGATTTAGCAGATCTATCGCAGCACCAGGTTAATCAAGGCTTGCTCAGTTAATCGGTGCTATCTTTGGCACTTAGCAATCTAAACCATGATCTTGACGTTGTATTATTCATGGCTTGAGAATAATTTAGTcattgtgtggggggggggtggcacaTCGTAGATTATAGCTGCTATGTTTTGTACATGGAGGAGCTTGTCTGAATGGCTTTGTATTTAAAACAAGTCAGGACTTATTTTATTTCCTTAATTGTTATTTGTATTCCTCCCTCCGGTCTGCTTTTGCTTACATCAGTTGTGTTTGACATTATTTTCCATGATTTGAGTAATTTCACCTAATGAGCCCAAGGTTTGTTTTTGACACCCCACAATGTATGTGCTGTACATCTTGTGGCGGTACACTTTTTTGGCATCGAGATTTAACCAGGGATCGTGGTACAGATTCCAGCCTCCCACATGAGAAGCCGGTCTGATTACGTGTAACCatgtcaattttttttattgtacATTTAATAAAAGTTATGAAAATCGCTGGGTTGTGATTTATATTGCTGCCATGACACAAAGCGCTGATTTGACTGTATTAGGGCCAAAACTACAGACAGTTCTATATGAAAATTGATTCTTCCTTACGGTGAAATGGTGTACAGTGTTCCTATACTAAATTGTATTTATGTGAAAAGCGGTGGTAGGGAAATTGTGACGAAATAATTCCCGAAACATTTTGGTGCTGTCATTGAGTTGGCGCTATACATTCTTATGATTAAATGAACATGGGTCTGCGCATGCGTACAATTCTGATCCGCAAGAGGAACCTCTGGTAAGCGAAATTGAGTCATTTCATTTTTCAAATTGATCAGCTGATAAACATTTATAATGCTTTGACATGCATACAATAGGGCGGTCCAGAATCTTGGAAGTTATAACTTGCAGATGGTAAGATGTCAATTGTCATTTTATTGTGGTTGGTATCCAGCATGCATATAATTAGCCATAAAGCTATTTCTTATCGCAAATTTTATTCAATATATTCTGTCATATTTGATAGTTCTCAGCAAACCTATAACGGGCTAACGGTCCGCAACATAAACGGGATTGTATTATTGTTGTCGCTGCATGTCATAAAGCGATGCCGTTAATTAGACATTTTGCCAGGATTGGTTGCTTTGTACATTTTCACAAATTCTGAGttactgttttttttctctcatagCTTCAAGGATTTATGATCTTCCGCCATTTTACAGCGGAATTGCTGTGTTTTTGGTAAATTAATATATCGATTTTGCTTTGTCTACTTTCCCTTGCTATTCTAAGAGCAGCGTTGTCAAAAAGCATCGACAGAAATGTCCTAAAAAcaaattgtttttaaataaacCTTAATCTGAATGTACTTTTATCTCCAATGCTGTGAAGTGATACTAAAAGTGATTCATAAAATTGGGAAGGTTTCTTAAAAATGCCCCACACCACATTTTTTATTCTTAAAATTTGAAAAATGGCAGCATATAGGGAATTGTCCCCTATATTCTGATGTTTAATAGTAACAGAAAACATAATACTGTGGGTGCAGGGGATGGATAATATGGGGAATACATGTGAAGCCTGTAACCCTTCTGACATTCAGGCCCCTTTCCACTGAATTCCATTGTTACCTCACCCTGTCACTATAATCCTAAGAAATATGTGAAATTGTTATGATCTATTTTCAGAGGCAGTAAGTGAGGTCTGCGATGAGTGCCAAAGTTGAGCTGGATTTTTCAGCCAAAAAAGCAGATCCTACTCCCCTGACTGACTCCAGTGATTCCCTCTCCAATGACAGCCTGTCGAAGAAGACACGCCCACAGACCACCACAGCACTCATCCTGCCAGGTAAGATTTGGCCACAATGACACTTCTGGAACTATGACACTCAATAGGGTACTGCTATGAATTACACCCTGAACATTTTTCAACTCAGATATGCTGCACAAAGTTCTAAATGTTGACAACCCAGAAGGGGCACATACTACCCTCCTACTAGTCTCACGTAGCTACATCATATCTTCACATTCACTCAGAACTCAGAAGCCTGCTTCTTCTCTCCCAAGCCCCAGCCCCTGCTCCTAGTACCCAGAAGGTGGAGGTCTCTCTGGGTGTTGCTGAGACAGGTAATGGAGCCATAGCTGGACAGGTGGAGACCCCCACTCTAGCCCCCCAGGTTGGGGGGACCTGTAGTATCGTCCATGTGCTGGAGTGGAAAGAAGGGATGGCCATCTTACCCAGCAGCAACCTAAAGGTGAACGACCATCGTATTTTATTAGAAACATAGGGTTCTCTAATAGTAAGCATTGTTGGAGTAAAGACGTGCCATGTGGGCAAGTTGTTGAAATATGTTTCTTTTCCAGTTCTGTGTGAGTGACTGTGGAACACTGGAGATGATCAGCCAAGGGAATATCACCAGCGCTGAACCAATAGTAGTGGTGTCTGGAAAAATACCTGACTCCGAAAACAGGCCAATGAACAAAACAGGTAGGCTACTGAAAATTAGTCATACTGCGTGTTGTCTGCAGCTTAACAGTCTCTTAACTAAATTGTAATGGAAATGAACTAGCATGCTCAAACATATCCTCAAAAACAATTTGCAACCCTGTATGCAGTCCTTTCCTAATCCAAACCTGACATAATGCCTCCATTGTAGATGTGGCGCGTCCTCTCAGCACTGTGGGTGGTGTGGCTGTGGATCAGGAGAGGCCCATCAAGACTGTGCCTAAGACCCAGGGAGGGACAGGCCAACAGGAGAGCTGTTATCCAGTGGCACAGAGAACCTACCCGGAGCAACTACGCAGGGAACCCATGACTGACAAGTAAGTACTGAAGCGTGAAGCCTATCCACATCAAATTCAtgtctgaatttttttttttaccataaaaAGCATTTTATCGTAGC contains:
- the LOC110532062 gene encoding serine/arginine-rich splicing factor 6, with translation MPRVYVGKLSYHAREKDLQRFFNGYGKLMEIDLKNGYGFVEFEDNRDADDAVYELNGKELCGERVTVEHARGPRRDRDGYSGGGGGRSSSGYSSSRSRTGRDKYGPPVRTEYRLIVENLSSRCSWQDLKDFMRQAGEVTYADAHKERTNEGVIEFGSRSDMRRALDKLDGTDINGRKIRLVEEKSRRRRSYSGSRSRSRSRRRSRSRSSRSRSNSRSRSHSRSKRRRSRSGRKSRSGKSRSHSRTRKSRSRSDKSKSRSKSRSKVKSERDSSSPSKEKLTSKKSRSRSASPMGNGKEEPSSRSPSPAADRHSKSPDKRPVSRSPSRSRSRSASRD